The following proteins are encoded in a genomic region of Triticum dicoccoides isolate Atlit2015 ecotype Zavitan chromosome 1B, WEW_v2.0, whole genome shotgun sequence:
- the LOC119314872 gene encoding cytochrome P450 72A14-like — protein sequence MATSVMGSFLLPREALYAAAVAAMAWCAVWALEWAWWRPRRLDRALRSQGLRGTAYRPVAGDSPLMQRLNREARSRAMPLGVGCHDVMPRAMPLFHRAMHEHGKMSITWFGPVPRVTITKPELVREVLSNKFGHFEKLKFGRLQRMLHNGVGSHEGEKWARHRRIINPAFHLEKLKRMLPAFAACCTELVQRWEGLALAAGDASCEVDVWPDMQNLTGDVISRAAFGSSYLEGRRVFQLQGEQLELVLLAMSKMHIPGYFFLPTKANRRMKQIAAEIERVLKGIVAKRENAMRAGEATSDDLLGLLLESNMAHCGDSKGAGMGITTDDVIGECKLFYFAGAETTSVLLTWTMILLCMHPEWQDRAREEVLRVLGAAGTPDHDGLSRLRVVTMVLHEVLRLYTPVTAIHRETYKPMELGGVRYPAGVVLMLPLLCVHHDKEVWGADADEFRPERFAEGISRASVADAPAFFPFGWGPRVCIGQNFALLEAKMGLAIILRRFSFQLSPSYTHAPFPVGLLQPQHGAQLRLKTLAQ from the exons ATGGCGACGAGCGTGATGGGGTCTTTTCTTCTTCCACGGGAGGCGCTGTACGCGGCGGCGGTCGCGGCCATGGCGTGGTGCGCCGTGTGGGCGCTGGAGTGGGCGTGGTGGAGGCCCCGGCGGCTGGACCGGGCGCTGCGGTCGCAGGGCCTCCGCGGCACGGCGTACCGCCCCGTGGCCGGCGACTCGCCGCTGATGCAGCGGCTGAACAGGGAGGCCAGGTCCCGGGCCATGCCGCTGGGGGTGGGATGCCACGACGTCATGCCGCGGGCGATGCCGCTCTTCCACCGGGCCATGCACGAGCACG GTAAGATGTCAATCACTTGGTTTGGACCTGTACCCAGAGTGACCATTACCAAGCCTGAACTGGTGCGAGAGGTTCTGTCCAACAAGTTCGGGCATTTTGAGAAGCTCAAGTTTGGCCGACTCCAGAGGATGCTGCACAACGGCGTGGGTAGCCACGAGGGCGAGAAATGGGCCAGGCACAGGAGGATCATCAACCCTGCCTTCCATCTGGAGAAGCTCAAG CGCATGTTGCCGGCCTTCGCAGCATGTTGCACCGAGCTGGTGCAGAGATGGGAGGGTCTAGCCCTAGCCGCGGGCGATGCGTCGTGCGAGGTGGATGTTTGGCCTGACATGCAGAACCTGACAGGGGATGTCATCTCTCGCGCCGCATTTGGCAGCAGCTACCTGGAGGGCAGGAGGGTCTTCCAGCTTCAGGGGGAGCAGCTTGAGCTCGTCTTGCTCGCCATGAGCAAGATGCACATCCCTGGTTATTTCTTCTTGCCAACAAAAGCCAACCGAAGGATGAAGCAGATCGCTGCCGAGATCGAGAGGGTCCTCAAGGGTATCGTCGCCAAGAGAGAGAACGCCATGAGAGCCGGCGAGGCCACGAGCGACGACCTTCTCGGGCTGCTGCTCGAGTCCAACATGGCGCACTGCGGGGATTCGAAGGGCGCCGGCATGGGCATCACGACCGACGACGTGATCGGGGAGTGCAAGTTGTTCTACTTCGCCGGCGCGGAGACCACGTCGGTGCTGCTCACATGGACGATGATCCTGCTCTGCATGCACCCGGAGTGGCAGGACCGCGCCAGGGAGGAGGTCCTGCGCGTCCTCGGCGCCGCCGGCACGCCGGACCACGACGGGCTAAGCCGCCTGAGGGTGGTGACCATGGTGCTGCACGAGGTGCTGCGGCTGTACACGCCGGTGACGGCGATCCACCGCGAGACGTACAAGCCCATGGAGCTCGGCGGCGTCAGGTACCCGGCGGGCGTGGTGCTCATGCTGCCGCTGCTCTGCGTCCACCACGACAAGGAGGTGTGGGGCGCCGACGCCGACGAGTTCAGGCCGGAGAGGTTCGCCGAGGGGATCTCCAGGGCATCCGTCGCCGACGCACCGGCGTTCTTCCCCTTTGGGTGGGGCCCGCGGGTGTGCATCGGCCAGAACTTCGCGCTGCTCGAGGCCAAGATGGGGCTCGccatcatcctgcgccgcttctccTTCCAGCTCTCGCCGTCGTACACGCACGCACCGTTCCCCGTCGGCCTGCTGCAGCCGCAGCACGGCGCGCAACTCAGGCTCAAAACCCTAGCTCAGTGA